A window of bacterium genomic DNA:
TATTTTCAAAATGGTCAGTTAGAAGTTGTTTAATATAGTTGTAGTTGAAAAAACCTTCCTGTTTAATCTTTGATTCAGCAAAAACATCTAAGATAAATCCTTTTAATTCCTGTTTAAACCATTTGGCAATAGGAATACCAAAACCCTTTTTCTTTCTATTGGCAATCCCTTTGGGTAATAGGTTATTAACCGCCTGTTTAAGGATATATTTAGTTGTCAGGTTCTGCAATTTCAGGTGTGGGGGTAGATTAGCCACGAATTCTACAAAGGTATAATCTAAAAACGGTGCTCTTACCTCTAATGAATTAGCCATACTTGCCCGATCAACTTTGGCTAAGATATCCTCCTGTAGATAAAACTTCATATCTAAGTAAAGCAATCTCTCAAGCAAGGATTGGGCGTCAGTTTTTGCAAGATATATCTTTATATCTTCAAAAGTATCATTTTTAAGTATATCACAAACTTCATTAGAAAGCAAGTCTTTTTTTTCTTCCGGACTAAAAGAGCCAAGCCAGATATAATTTCGGATTTCTGAAGGATAAGGAATACCGGAGATAAATTTCTTTGTCTGGAAATCAAAACTGATATTTGAAGTTGATACAGGTAAGTGACTAATTACCTTCTCAATCATGGATTGCCGAATTATTGAAGGAATCTTTTCATAAAAACCTGCTAATCTATGAGCTTGATAGGTTGGATAACCAGCGAATAATTCATCACCACCATCACCGCCTAAGGTTACAGTAACATATTTCCTGGTAAACTTTGAAAGTAGGTAAGTTGGGATAATTGAGGCATCTCCAAGTGGTTCGTCTAAAACATCAGCTATCACCGGGACAAGTTCTATTAATTTGTTGGGACTTAGTATTTCTTCATAATGAGAAGTGCCAAAGTATTGAGCAACCTTGCGGGCATAACAGGATTCATCAAAACTCTTGTCTTCAAAACCAATAGAAAAGGTTTTAACCTGCCCGGGCACTAATTCTGACATCAAGGCAGTAACCGTGCTTGAGTCAATACCTCCACTCAAGAAAACACCTAAAGGCACATCACTTATCAATCGCCTTTTAACTGCATCCTTAAGTAGAGATAAGAGTTCCTCTGCATATTCTTCTTCAGATTTTATCCTCTCATCATGCTTAAAACTAATATCCCAGTACTGCTCTGTTCTCAATTCTCCTGCCTGATTTATAGTTAAAATATGTCCTGGGGGAATCTTCTTGATTTGCTTAAAAATGGTTTGCGGTGCAGGAATATATTCATAGGTAAGATATTTATCTAATGAAGTCAAATCAATCTCTCTATTTACATCCGGATGGACAAGAATCGCTTTTATCTCTGAACCAAAGATAAATTGATTATTTACTCTTGCATAATGAAGTGGTTTAATGCCAATTCTATCACGGGCTAAAAAGAGTCTATTCCTTTGTTTATCCCGGAGGGCAAATCCAAACATACCATTGAGTTTTTCTACACATCTCGT
This region includes:
- the asnB gene encoding asparagine synthase (glutamine-hydrolyzing), which encodes MCGICGYLTWGEKTVQQEIVHQMCEVIRHRGPDEEGIYVEKNIGLGMRRLNIIDLVTGHQPIHNEDKTIWVVYNGEIYNFQEIRKSLEKNGHRFYTQTDTEVIVHLYEEMGTRCVEKLNGMFGFALRDKQRNRLFLARDRIGIKPLHYARVNNQFIFGSEIKAILVHPDVNREIDLTSLDKYLTYEYIPAPQTIFKQIKKIPPGHILTINQAGELRTEQYWDISFKHDERIKSEEEYAEELLSLLKDAVKRRLISDVPLGVFLSGGIDSSTVTALMSELVPGQVKTFSIGFEDKSFDESCYARKVAQYFGTSHYEEILSPNKLIELVPVIADVLDEPLGDASIIPTYLLSKFTRKYVTVTLGGDGGDELFAGYPTYQAHRLAGFYEKIPSIIRQSMIEKVISHLPVSTSNISFDFQTKKFISGIPYPSEIRNYIWLGSFSPEEKKDLLSNEVCDILKNDTFEDIKIYLAKTDAQSLLERLLYLDMKFYLQEDILAKVDRASMANSLEVRAPFLDYTFVEFVANLPPHLKLQNLTTKYILKQAVNNLLPKGIANRKKKGFGIPIAKWFKQELKGFILDVFAESKIKQEGFFNYNYIKQLLTDHFENKKDNRKGLWTLLVFELWYEKYIKGKQ